A genomic window from Luteolibacter sp. LG18 includes:
- a CDS encoding M56 family metallopeptidase — MNALDTLFQWLLAASLRASVVAAGVLALQVVLRAWLPPRWRHALWLPVVLVMVLPVLPVIPWSPLPATKAPVPVAMEPSAMPPMDAAQVPVATAPVAPPASKFTLMNALAVTWLLGACAFAVVGVAGYRKSLAGMERSAIAPEPELMAMIDGVAAEVGLKWRPWVLMSPQVESPAVTGLLRPLLLLPAGFPAGLTGSEARLVVVHELTHLKRGDLPANWLLCLLQVAHWFNPVIWFAFARLRADRETVCDAQVLSSAETDHRADYGHALLKLQSAAPPFSHGLAFVGLFKRGAGLHSRIREISRYRRTGVAWNVAAVGLVGICTLLGITRAEPPAAGAGDSAKPSAASTTPASPAQQAISNKLREIIVPVISFEDTSVQEAVEFFRLRSVDLDTKEPDVTRRGLNLIVKTKDGQQQPVIKSLKLRNVPLSTAFDYVADLTGMTYRIDDAGIVIFSPVTAGDAAAKPMAVAAPTAAAAGKAALDEKLNRIVVPIIHIEDAKLDEAIEYLRQRSAQLDPETDPAKKGVNFVIRSAPGEESPQVKPLQLRNVSLAVILKHLAEATGMEVRTDEHAVYLVPKAAGK; from the coding sequence ATGAATGCTCTCGATACGTTGTTTCAATGGCTCCTCGCCGCCAGCCTCCGGGCCTCGGTGGTGGCGGCCGGTGTCCTGGCGCTTCAAGTGGTGCTCCGCGCCTGGTTGCCCCCGCGGTGGCGGCACGCGCTGTGGTTGCCGGTCGTGCTGGTGATGGTGTTGCCGGTGCTTCCAGTGATCCCGTGGAGCCCGCTGCCTGCCACGAAGGCTCCGGTTCCCGTGGCGATGGAACCCTCTGCCATGCCACCGATGGATGCCGCGCAGGTGCCGGTGGCCACGGCTCCCGTGGCTCCGCCTGCTTCGAAGTTCACGCTCATGAACGCGCTCGCGGTGACCTGGCTGCTGGGGGCCTGTGCGTTCGCGGTGGTGGGCGTGGCGGGCTATCGGAAGAGCCTGGCTGGCATGGAACGGAGTGCCATTGCGCCGGAGCCGGAACTCATGGCGATGATCGACGGGGTCGCGGCGGAGGTCGGATTGAAATGGCGGCCGTGGGTATTGATGTCGCCCCAGGTGGAGAGTCCGGCGGTGACGGGATTGCTGCGTCCGTTGCTGTTGCTTCCGGCGGGATTTCCCGCGGGCCTCACCGGCAGTGAAGCGCGTTTGGTGGTGGTCCACGAACTGACGCATCTGAAGCGCGGCGACCTGCCCGCCAACTGGCTGTTGTGCCTGCTCCAGGTGGCGCATTGGTTCAATCCGGTCATCTGGTTCGCCTTCGCCCGTTTGCGCGCCGACCGCGAGACGGTTTGCGACGCGCAGGTTCTCTCCTCGGCAGAGACCGACCACCGCGCCGACTACGGCCATGCGCTGCTGAAGCTCCAGAGCGCCGCGCCGCCGTTCAGCCATGGGCTGGCCTTCGTGGGATTGTTCAAGCGCGGGGCCGGTCTCCATTCCCGCATCCGCGAGATCTCCCGCTATCGCCGCACCGGTGTGGCGTGGAACGTGGCCGCCGTGGGCTTGGTGGGGATCTGCACCTTGCTGGGAATCACCCGTGCGGAACCTCCCGCCGCGGGGGCAGGCGATTCCGCGAAGCCCTCCGCTGCCAGCACGACGCCCGCCTCTCCGGCCCAGCAGGCGATCTCCAACAAACTGCGGGAGATCATCGTGCCCGTGATCTCGTTCGAGGATACGAGCGTGCAGGAGGCGGTGGAGTTCTTCCGCCTGCGCAGCGTCGATCTCGACACCAAGGAGCCGGACGTCACCAGAAGGGGGCTCAACCTGATCGTGAAGACGAAGGACGGCCAGCAACAGCCCGTCATCAAGAGCTTGAAGTTGAGGAACGTTCCGCTCTCGACCGCGTTCGATTACGTGGCGGACCTCACCGGGATGACCTACCGGATCGATGACGCGGGCATCGTGATCTTTTCGCCGGTGACGGCAGGGGATGCCGCAGCCAAGCCGATGGCGGTCGCGGCTCCTACCGCTGCCGCCGCGGGAAAGGCTGCTCTCGATGAGAAGCTGAACCGGATCGTGGTGCCGATCATCCACATCGAGGACGCCAAACTGGATGAAGCCATCGAGTACCTGCGCCAGCGCAGCGCCCAGCTCGATCCGGAAACCGATCCCGCGAAGAAGGGCGTGAACTTCGTGATCCGCTCCGCACCCGGGGAGGAATCACCGCAGGTGAAACCGCTGCAACTCCGGAACGTCTCGCTGGCGGTCATTCTCAAGCACCTTGCCGAAGCCACCGGCATGGAGGTGAGGACGGACGAGCACGCCGTCTACCTGGTGCCGAAGGCGGCCGGGAAGTAA
- a CDS encoding BlaI/MecI/CopY family transcriptional regulator has product MNPSKISESEWSVMEALWERAPLTASEVAKALHERTGWAENTVRTLLTRLVEKNVIHASDGSPRLFSPAVSRAECVQAEGSSFMARFFQGAAQPLLVHFARNAHLTPEEVQELKRVLDESIESQSH; this is encoded by the coding sequence ATGAACCCATCCAAAATCAGCGAATCGGAGTGGAGCGTGATGGAGGCCCTGTGGGAGCGTGCGCCGCTCACGGCCTCCGAGGTGGCGAAGGCCCTGCACGAGCGCACCGGCTGGGCGGAGAACACCGTCCGCACCCTGCTGACGCGCCTGGTGGAGAAGAACGTCATCCACGCCAGCGATGGCTCCCCGCGCCTGTTTTCCCCCGCCGTGTCCCGCGCCGAGTGTGTGCAGGCGGAGGGCTCCTCGTTCATGGCCCGCTTCTTCCAAGGGGCGGCCCAGCCTTTGTTGGTCCACTTCGCCCGCAACGCCCACCTCACTCCGGAAGAGGTGCAGGAGCTGAAGCGGGTGCTGGACGAATCCATCGAATCCCAATCCCACTGA
- a CDS encoding MFS transporter — MASLAWFFDCLDQRLFSLARIPALTGLMKGSTPDEVGVMGKEVTALFLVGWGIGGLIFGALGDRYGRARMLTLTVLIYSMFTGLSFFSHYYWDFALFRFLTGVGVGGVFGLAVSLIAETVPAGARVGALGTLQVLSTIGNISASFIKMGVDSLEKGGTIAAGEGWRWLFLVGAIPAFLVFFIRGYLREPESWLKLKEEGRLPAGGIFGPYLGLLKEARWRKNLIVGAVIASTGVVGLWAIGEYAVDLQNVVFKNHYKAQGLGDAEVTAAMKSAINRVYLMNMIGAALGMSGFTWLCGRLGRRTSFVIGFASALVVTALVYWKLETPEQAMWMMPLMGAVQLGTFAGFSIYLPELFPSRLRSTGVSFCYNLGRFAAAGGSFFSAALAKSVFGHFGSPLMQRYSAMAMCAIFLIGIIAVIWAPETKNKPLPEE; from the coding sequence GTGGCCTCCCTCGCCTGGTTCTTCGACTGCCTCGATCAGCGGCTGTTTTCGCTGGCGCGAATTCCGGCCCTGACCGGGTTGATGAAGGGATCGACCCCCGACGAGGTGGGGGTGATGGGCAAGGAAGTGACCGCCCTGTTCCTGGTCGGCTGGGGCATCGGGGGCCTGATTTTCGGTGCGCTGGGTGACCGTTACGGCCGTGCGCGCATGCTGACCCTGACGGTGCTCATCTACTCGATGTTCACGGGCCTGAGCTTTTTCAGCCACTACTACTGGGACTTCGCGCTGTTCCGTTTTCTGACCGGCGTGGGTGTCGGCGGGGTGTTCGGCCTAGCGGTGTCGCTGATCGCGGAAACGGTCCCGGCGGGCGCGCGCGTGGGCGCGCTGGGCACGCTGCAGGTGCTTTCGACGATCGGCAACATCTCCGCGAGCTTCATCAAGATGGGCGTGGATTCGCTGGAAAAGGGCGGCACGATCGCGGCGGGTGAAGGCTGGCGCTGGCTGTTCCTGGTGGGCGCGATTCCGGCGTTCCTGGTGTTCTTCATCCGCGGGTATCTCCGCGAGCCTGAGTCCTGGCTGAAGCTGAAGGAGGAGGGCCGCTTGCCCGCGGGTGGGATTTTCGGTCCGTACCTCGGGCTGCTGAAGGAGGCTCGGTGGCGGAAGAATCTGATCGTGGGCGCGGTGATCGCCTCCACGGGCGTGGTGGGGCTGTGGGCGATCGGCGAGTATGCGGTCGACCTCCAGAACGTGGTGTTCAAGAACCATTACAAGGCCCAGGGGCTGGGAGACGCGGAGGTGACCGCGGCGATGAAGTCGGCGATCAACCGCGTGTACCTGATGAACATGATCGGTGCGGCGCTGGGGATGTCCGGGTTCACGTGGCTGTGTGGCAGGCTCGGCCGCCGCACGTCGTTCGTGATCGGTTTCGCCTCGGCGCTGGTGGTGACCGCGCTGGTGTATTGGAAGCTGGAGACGCCGGAGCAGGCGATGTGGATGATGCCGCTGATGGGCGCGGTGCAACTCGGCACCTTCGCGGGCTTCTCGATCTATCTGCCGGAGCTGTTCCCGAGCCGCCTGCGCAGCACGGGGGTTTCGTTCTGCTACAATCTCGGTCGCTTCGCGGCGGCGGGTGGCAGTTTCTTCTCCGCGGCGCTGGCCAAGAGCGTGTTCGGGCATTTCGGCTCGCCGCTCATGCAGCGCTATTCGGCGATGGCGATGTGCGCGATCTTCCTGATCGGAATTATCGCGGTGATCTGGGCGCCGGAGACGAAGAACAAGCCACTGCCGGAAGAGTAA
- a CDS encoding Gfo/Idh/MocA family oxidoreductase yields MKFGIIGAGMIGRFHATAIQQMTGGELHSVFDLRAEGAEKLASEFGAKPYSDIDAFLADPELEIVTIGTPSGAHLDPALASLNAGKHVICEKPLEVTPERIDLMMAAAEKNGVTLAAVLNRRFHPALEHFKAAAEAGRFGKITSASCYVKWWRSQEYYDSAGWRGTWALDGGGALMNQSIHTIDTLIHVAGPIKAVTARAELIAHERIEVEDAAVALVEFESGALGVIEGSTACWSSTGHPAEVQVCGTKGSVFLADESFKIWDFADATAEDDFVRANLMTTSAAGLGANDPSAINVTGHIRNFEETVNAIQEGRVPTVSAAEARKAVAVICAIYQSAREGGKRVTL; encoded by the coding sequence ATGAAATTCGGAATCATCGGTGCCGGTATGATCGGCCGCTTCCACGCCACGGCCATCCAACAAATGACCGGTGGCGAACTCCACTCGGTGTTCGACCTCCGCGCGGAAGGCGCCGAGAAACTGGCCTCCGAGTTCGGTGCGAAGCCCTACAGCGACATCGATGCCTTCCTCGCCGATCCCGAACTGGAGATCGTCACCATCGGCACCCCGTCCGGCGCCCACCTCGATCCCGCCCTCGCCTCGCTCAATGCCGGCAAGCACGTGATCTGCGAGAAGCCTCTCGAAGTCACCCCCGAGCGCATCGACCTGATGATGGCCGCCGCCGAAAAGAACGGCGTCACGCTCGCCGCCGTCCTCAACCGCCGCTTCCACCCCGCCCTGGAACACTTCAAGGCCGCTGCCGAAGCTGGCCGTTTCGGTAAAATCACCTCCGCCTCCTGCTATGTGAAATGGTGGCGCAGCCAGGAGTACTACGACTCCGCCGGTTGGCGCGGCACCTGGGCCCTCGATGGCGGCGGCGCGCTGATGAACCAGTCGATCCACACCATCGACACCCTCATCCACGTCGCCGGTCCGATCAAGGCCGTCACTGCCCGCGCCGAGCTCATCGCCCACGAGCGCATCGAGGTCGAGGACGCCGCCGTGGCCCTCGTCGAATTTGAAAGCGGTGCCCTCGGCGTGATCGAAGGCTCCACCGCCTGCTGGTCCTCCACCGGCCACCCGGCCGAGGTGCAGGTCTGCGGCACCAAGGGCTCCGTCTTCCTGGCCGACGAATCCTTCAAGATCTGGGACTTCGCCGACGCCACCGCCGAGGACGACTTCGTCCGCGCCAACCTCATGACCACCTCCGCCGCCGGCCTGGGTGCGAACGACCCGAGCGCCATCAACGTCACCGGCCACATCCGCAATTTCGAGGAAACCGTGAACGCCATCCAGGAAGGCCGCGTGCCGACCGTGAGCGCCGCGGAAGCCCGCAAGGCCGTCGCCGTGATCTGCGCCATCTACCAGTCCGCCCGCGAAGGCGGCAAGCGCGTCACCCTTTGA